The stretch of DNA GCCGTTACTACTATAGAACCTGGAACGGTACACCCTTGTGCATCTCTTACTATATAGTTTATCGTTTGATCTGATCCGTTATCGTTTACACTTAATGTGTTGGTTGCACTAAACCCTGATCCGTTAAAACTGTATTCGTATGGTGCTGTCCCTGTCCCTGGTGTAGCGGTTACCGTTACCGTTGCTGGCTGGTTCGTATTAGCTGGACTACAGCTTAATGGGGGTGCCACTGCTGCTGTTGCTGCTAATAACGTTGGTTCTGTTAATGTTACTGAACCATTAAATACACACCCTTTACTGTCCATTACTACATATGGGTATACAATATTCGCACTTAGCCCTGTATATAACAATGTTGCTGTAAATGCACTTCCGTTAAAACTATAGGTATAAGGGCCTACGCCGCCTGATGCTGTTATTTGTACCGATCCATCGGCTGCGCCATTACATGTAGGGTCTACTGGTATTACCGTAGCTGTTGGGTTTGTTATCGCATCAATAGTAACAACATTCGATTCTGCCACACATCCCTGTGCATCGGTAATTCTAAACCTGTAATCTCCTGGGTTTGGCGTTAAATATGTAAACGGGTTTGCTGTTACTGCGGATGAAACTCCATATGCTCCTCCATTTACGGATATCTCATAAGTATACGGGGATACCCCTCCCGCTACTGTAAACGTTATCAAGGCATCTGGCGTAGCGGAACAATCCAAATCTTTCGTTAAAACCGCACTTACCGTTAATTGTGGGGCAATAGTTTGAGCGGGCAAAGTAACCGTACATCCATAGGCATCTCTTACTATAATCGTATAATTCCCAGGAGTTAAATTAGCAAATGTATTACCAGGTCCAAAAGGGCCTCCATTAATATTATACTCATAAGGAATCTGCCCTCCTGATGCTGTTACCACTAACGTCGCTGCATTGGTTACATCATAACATAAATCTGATGTTACATCAATAGAAGCTGTTGGTGCTGTTGGTGAACTTAAAGTAAATGTATCTGTAACTATACATCCATTTGCGTCTGTAACCGTTACCGTATAAGTTCCTGTCTGCGTTAAGTTTGCAAACGTATTACTTCCTTGCGGCCCTAAAACTGTTGTATCTGGTAATGTAAGCGTATATGTATTTCCGCCCCAACCTCCTGTGGCATTAATAACAACACTACCATCAACATCACAAGTAATAGGAGACTCGGTTGCCGTAACACTTAATGACACTGGTGGTTCATTTACCGTTACAGAAGCCGTATCCTGGCAATTTGTTGTTGTATCCGTGATAAGAATCGTATAAGTTCCAGCTCCCAAACCTGTTAGATTAATAGGAGACGTTCCTGCTGCGGAAGCGCCACCATTAATCGTATAAGTAAAGCCAGTTGATCCTGAAACTGTAAATCGAACTGCACCATCTAAGGCTCCAACACAAGTAACATCATTTATCAATTGCCCTACTACGCTTAATGCTGGCAGTGGATCAATGGTATAAGACTCACTATAAGTACAATCAGCCGCATCTCTTACCTGAAATGTATAAGTTCCTGGCGTTAATCCTGAAAAAATATTTGAAGCTTGATACGCTGTAGCCGATGCTGCAGGTGCTGTTATTTGATATTCTAATGTTCCTAAACCTCCTGTTGTTCCAGTAATTGTAACGTCAGACACATTTAAAGGGCAAGTTAGAGCTGAGCTACTAAAAGCTAAATCTGTTGGTGGGTCTAATGGATCTATCGTTATAGGTGCTGCTACAAATGTACAATTATTGGCATCTCTTATAGTAACTGTATAAGTACCATCTGTTAATCCTGTAAATGTAAGTCCTGGTTGAAAAGTAACGCCATCAATACTATATGTATAAGGCCCTGTTCCTCCTGAAACTCCAGAAACAGTTATAACACCATTCGTAATACAAGTATATGGTGTTGTTAATGTCACTGTTCCTGTAACTGCAGAAAGTTCTATGATATTTATTGTTTGAGGTGCAGTCTCACAGACATCTGGTCCTGTAGTGTATTCAACGACTACCTCATAATTTCCAACAGCGAGCCCTGTAAAATTAGGTGAATTAAAGAATGTCGCCCCATTATCAATACTATATCGTAAACTATTGCCATTAGGGTTTGTAACATTAATATTTATTTCTCCAACATTACCTGAGCCTGCACATAAAATATCCGTTTTAGTAATATTAAAATCTGGAGGTAGTACGGGATCTACCGTTATTGATAAATCTACAAAACAGTTATTAGAATCTACTACTCTAATATTATATACGCCTCCTGGATTCGATACAGGAATTACCGGCACGGTTTGAAAAACAGTTGTACTATTTACAAAATAGAAATAAGGTGCTGTACCTCCTACCGGATATACGGTAATCTCCCCGTCCGTACAAGTTAATGGACTTGTTAATGCCGCAGTAGCTGTTAACAGTGGCGGGTTTATTATTGTTATATCTCCTGTATAAGCACAACCATCGTCTGTCGATACATTTATAGTATATGTTCCAGGATTTAAGTTCGGAAACGTATAATCACCAGCAACTATAGGACCTACACTATTTATTAATGTACCTCCTAGGGAAATTGAAAAGTAATACTGTGGACGCACATCATTTGCCGCTATTAAGACACTTCCTTGTCCGTTATGACATAAGGGTTGTGTAATGTCTGTTGAAACGGTAAAATTTCTTTCTCTTATTTGAATATCTGGTACTGTAAAGATACAAGGGTTAGGTGTCACACCAATTTGTCTAATATAAACAGTATAAATACCTGCAGTTGTAATAGAAAAAATATTACTTGCTTGAAAATTTACATTATCAATACTGTATTCATAGCCGCTAGGAACATCTCCTACAACTATTTCTCCTGGTGTTGTACAAATAATATCATTAGTTGTTACTGTAGGATTCAATACATTTTCATAAACATTGAAGAAAAACTCATTAAAACAACCGCCTGTGTAATTTATCGTTAATCTATATTGTCCTGCTGTATCTACCAGATAATCTGGTCCGGTTTGGACTTGATTCCATGCACAAGAAGCATCTTCATTAGCACATCTAATATCAGCAACTGCAGCACAGCTTGTTTCGTCCAATCTTTCCCAAATTATTGAGGATGCATCAGTAATATTTGTGTCAATAAATGTTGTATCATTAGCACCACACATAAATATATTAGGTAATGCTTTTCCATCATTAGGACATGTAACTACTTGATCTGCAAATGGAATGACTGGATTTGTAACCCCAGCTCCATAAGTAATGACATTAAATATTTGATCGATAGATTGACAAGGTGCCGTTGCTGTATTACGAACATAATATGTATCTGCTGTTGTAACTGTTATAGATTGCGTTGTTCCTATTACCGGAGTACCCGAAGGACTTGTTGACCATGAATATGTATCATAATCGGCACCTGCCGTTAATACGACATTATCTCCACAGAGTATAACGTCTTCTTCAAACGTACAATTAATATCAGCCAAAAAGTTCGTAGCCCCTGGTGTAATTAAACAGCCTGTATTGGTACTATAACTTGGGTCATCAGAAATAACAAACAAAGGGTTTAGTGTTCCTCTATATGTTGAAAATGCCTGATTACTTACAACATTATCACACGCATTATTTAATAAGCTACATTCTCTTACTACCGTAACTTTAAAACGAATTTCTAGTATAGGATCATTCTCCTCAATCACAGAATCGTCTACAGCAAAAATAAGCTCTCTGGTTCCCGCGTTATAACTCTGTACTGTAACACCCGGAGGCAATAAGCCTATGTCAGCGGGGTAATTAAACTCAATATTGGTAGGAAGTATATCCCTAATCGTGAGACCAGTAGCATCATCATTTCCTGTATTTTGAAAACCAATAACATAATTTAATTCTTCTCCAAGATTTACTAATCCTCCTCCAATATTGTTTCCTGAAGAATCCTCAACGGTCTTAGTCAGTACCATATTTGGGGCGATAATGTCGACAGCAAAAGCGAAAAAGTATGGAAAATAAGTGTCTCCAGTGGATTCTAAACGTACTGTAGCACTCGTATCATTATTAGCAATAACAGTATTGCTAGGATTAGGAATAGCTAATATACCTGTATCAAACCCTAATGCATTACTACTATTAGGTTGTCTGACAGGTGGCCCGGTTACCGAGCTATTAAAAAAGTTATTTGTTGCACGATTCAAATCGGACAAACTTGTTCCATTAATTCTTAAACGATCACCAGTAATTGGTTTATCTCCCTCTAAAGCTGCAAATGCAAAATTTGCTCTGACCGGTGCAGGTGCTGGCACTGTTCTAAATCCAGAAACTGCGACATCAACCGTAGGGTTAGAAGCACTGGTAATGGTACTAAAACCATCAAAACTAGTGATTGATTTACCCGGATATGATGGGTTCTGGTATACTATAAATAAAGACCAACCTGCAGAATACCCTGTACCATTTCTAGGGATAAAAGTATCTGTTTGTCCTTCAGCTGATGATACATTGGCAACTGTATATGTTCCCTGGTCGGTTCCTAACGCTCTTATTATATTTGTTACATCTGCATAACATGCATATGGAAAACTATTACCTCCATCTACTGATGTGCCTCCTGCATTAAAAATAGTGTCATCTGCCACAATATCTACATATCCACCTGAGGGCCCTCTTAATTTTACATCGGTAATAGATTCAGTGCCACTTGTAACCGCACTCCAATATAGACCGGCATGTACAACTTCATAACAACTATTGGCTGCGGGAGGAATGTTAGGATTAATAGGAATTGCTAAATCCGCACTTGATGAACTAAACGTTGTTGCATCTGAATCAATATCAATATATCTCATATTAACCGTATGGTTATATGTTGAGTTATTATTGAAATCATTATTATTTGGTCCCAAAATGTTATTACCTATCAGAACGATATCACCCTTCAAATCTTGATTAAATCTGGGTGTGAAGGGCACTTGATTTTGAGCGAATAATTGTAAACTGAACAAAAATATCAGTAGAACAATTAGTTCTTTTTTAAAAGTAGTAGGTTTTTTCATAATAGTTTATATTTGATGCTTCTTTATCCTCATTTGTATTGGGGCATAATCAGATAAAGTATAGCTAGACTAGTTTTGTTGCATATTTCTAATTTTCAATTTTAACCATTGACATTTTTCCATTATATGGTTTATCACCTTTAGTTTTTAAAGCCCTTGTTGCTTGTTCTACACTATTAAACTTCTCATAATAAATGAAATACTTACTAGTGTTTTCGTCGTAGAAGAAGTTTATATCAGCTTGTCCTGCAGATACTGCTTTCTTTACAAACTCATCTCTTTTATCAACATCATTATGTACAGCAATTACTAAATAATAACCACTTTCTGTATTTTTAACATCTTTTACAATTTGTATGTTTTCACTCTGTTTTTCTCCAAAATCAAAATCTTCTTCTTTAAGAGGTACCGTACTTACACGTGTATTTTGTTTGATTCGATTTAATGTAGCCATATCTTTTGAATGCCTGTCATCTGCATTATCGTAAGCCGCACGTTTAATTCTTCGTTTTCTCTCTATTTCTGTAGCTACATTAATTTTATCTAATGCAGACATTAAATTTTCTCTTGATTTTAAAGCTTGTATTTGTTCTGATTTCAATCTTTCTAACATTTTCAATTCAGTCGGATTAATCGAACCTTTATATGATTTTTCTAACTTTTCAATTTGCTCATTTCGGGTATTAATAACACCGTCAAGCTCTGATTTCAAGGATTCTAAAGCAGCATTTTCTGCTGTTATACTTTTAAAAGGTCTTGGAGCTTTAAAAATACCTTTTTCACCTAAATCATTTTCTTCTTTTAAATCCTTAAGGTCTTGATCTCTAATAGCCACTGTTTCATCTAACCTTGTTAATAAATCATTCATCGATTTGGTAATATCAGCTACTGGTGATTTTGCCCTTTCTTCTTCTTCAGCTTTAGCTTTGGCCGCTGCTTCTGCTGCCGCTTTTAATCTGGCTTCTTCGTCTGCTTTGGCTTTCGCTTCTGCTGCTGCTTTTAACCTAGCCTCTTCATCTGCTTTGGCTTTCGCTTCTGCTGCTGCCTTTAATCTGGCTGCTTCATCCGCTTTTGCTTTCGCTTCGGCTGCTGCCTTTAATCTGGCCGCTTCGTCTGCTTTGGCTTTGGCTTCGGCTGCTGCCTTTAATCTAGCTGCTTCGTCTGCTTTGGCTTTCGCTTCTGCTGCCGCTTTTAATCTGGCTTCTTCGTCTGCTTTGGCTTCGGCTGCCGCTTTTAACCTAGCCTCTTCATCTGCTTTGGCTTTCGCTTCGGCTGTTGCCTTTAATCTAGCTGCTTCGTCTGCTTTGGCTTTCGCTTCTGCTGCTGCCTTTAATCTAGCTGCTTCGTCTGCTTTTGCTTTCGCTTCGGCTGCTGCTTTTAACCTGGCCTCTTCATCTGCTTTGGCTTTCGCCTCGGCTGCTGCTTTTAACCTAGCCTCTTCATCCGCTTTTGCTTTCGCTTCGGCTGCCGCTTTTAACCTAGCTGCTTCGTCTGCTTTTGCTTTCGCTTCGGCTGCTGCCTTTAATCTAGCTGCTTCGTCTGCTTTGGCTTTCGCTTCGGCTGCTGCTTTCAATCTGGCCGCTTCGTCTGCTTTGGCTTTCGCTTCGGCTGCTGCTTTTAACCTGGCCGCTTCGTCTGCTTTGGCTTTCGCTTCTGCTGCTGCCTTTAATCTAGCTGCTTCGTCTGCTTTGGCTTTCGCTTCGGCGGCTGCTTTTAACCTAGCTGCTTCATCTGCTTTGGCTTTCGCTTCTGCTGCTGCTTTTAATCTGGCTGCTTCGTCTGCTTTGGCTTTCGCTTCTGCTGCTGCTTTTAATCTGGCTGCTTCATCTGCTTTGGCTTTCGCTTCGGCTGCTGCCTTTAATCTGGCTGCTTCGTCTGCTTTGGCTTTCGCTTCGGCTGCTGCCTTTAATCTGGCCGCTTCGTCTGCTTTTGCTTTCGCCTCGGCTGCTGCCTTTAATCTAGCTGCTTCGTCTGCTTTTGCTTTCGCCTCGGCTGTCGCTTTTAATCTGGCTGCTTCTTCATCTGCCTTAGCTTTAGCTTCTGCGGCTTCTTTTGCCCTAGCTGCTGCTTCAGCTCTTTCTTTAGCTCTTTCTTCTGCTGCTTTTACTCTAGCTGCTGCATCGGCTTTTGCTTTCGCTGCCGCTGCTGCTCTTTCTTTAGCCGAAACTTTTGGTTTTGTAGGCGCTTTTCTCCTAGCTATAGGACGTCTTGTTCTTTTAGTAGGAATAATAATTGAATTTTCTTCGTCATCACCACTATATCTATATCTGTATCTATTTTTAAATTTATAAGCTAAAGTAATATCATGAGAGCTTCCAAAATCTACTAAGTCTCCCATCGCTTTTTCAAAATTATACTCTATAGAAATTTGAGTGCTAATATTAAGCCCCAATCCACCGGATAATCCATATAAAGTGTTGTATCCTACTTGTGCCCAAATACCTTTAGGAACAGTCAACATAGCTATTCCGGAAAGAACCGTTTTATCCTTTTTGAATTCTGATCTAATTAATCCGGAAAACTTACTTTCATCAAAAAAACCGCGACTATTAGTATAACCTGTATACATAACATGTGCCTGAATACTTTGTTCAGGATCATCTTCAACTATTTTTGATGTTTTTAAATTATATAAAACAGCATTATTAATTGATAGTCCAAAATCAAGAAAATCTGTGCCATAATTTATTCCAGGATTTACAGTTAATAATGAATTTGAAGGTATATTATCTAATGAATCGTCTGGAAAATTTGTGACTATTTTGCCGTCGTTCAAACCACTTTTGTAAAATCCCAGATTCATACCAAAAGTTAAATTGCTATCTCTGTCTAAAACAACATTATAAGCAAAATTTAAGACCCCCCCAAAGGTGGTTAATACGCCATAACTTTGTTGAAATAATCCAACACCAACACCTATATCTTCTCTAAATCTTCCTGAGTAACCGAATAAATATGTTTGTGGAGCATCTTCAAACTGAACCCATTGTCTTTTATTATTAAAACTAATATATTTATTTTGTTCTCTTACAAAACTGAAAGTAGGATTGATAATATATCTATTAAACTTTAAAGAATTTCTAACAGGTAGCGCAAACGAAACAACTCCATCTTCTTTTTCTTGAGTATGGAATTGCTGTAAAAAACATAAAAATATAACGATATGTAATAAATATTTTTTCACGCTATTTTATCACCGTTATTGAACCCTTTTTTGTTTGTTGAGTTTCAGTTGTTATTATATAGTAGTAAACTGGATTTACATCTTTAAAATCTAATGCTTCTACTGGCCAATTATTTTGATAATCATTAGTTTGGAATACTATTTCTCCCTGTGAACTAATCAATGTAATTTTTGTATTTGTTCCACTTATATAGGCTTGGGGAATCACCCAAGTATCATTTATACCATCACCATTTGGGCTTATTAAATTAGGGATGTTAGGAACATCTGGAAAGGTTTCTTGTATTTCAAAAAGATATTCTTTTGATGATATACACCCTGCTGTTTGTTTAATAACCGCTTTATAACGACCTACCTGTGTTGCTTCGTAAGTATTATTAATAGCTCCCGTTATTAAAGTTTCATTTAAATACCACTCATATTCTGGGTTGGTAGCTGTGTCTGTAACAGTTACTGTCAATGTACCACTAGCTGGCAATAAATTC from Flavivirga spongiicola encodes:
- a CDS encoding PorP/SprF family type IX secretion system membrane protein encodes the protein MKKYLLHIVIFLCFLQQFHTQEKEDGVVSFALPVRNSLKFNRYIINPTFSFVREQNKYISFNNKRQWVQFEDAPQTYLFGYSGRFREDIGVGVGLFQQSYGVLTTFGGVLNFAYNVVLDRDSNLTFGMNLGFYKSGLNDGKIVTNFPDDSLDNIPSNSLLTVNPGINYGTDFLDFGLSINNAVLYNLKTSKIVEDDPEQSIQAHVMYTGYTNSRGFFDESKFSGLIRSEFKKDKTVLSGIAMLTVPKGIWAQVGYNTLYGLSGGLGLNISTQISIEYNFEKAMGDLVDFGSSHDITLAYKFKNRYRYRYSGDDEENSIIIPTKRTRRPIARRKAPTKPKVSAKERAAAAAKAKADAAARVKAAEERAKERAEAAARAKEAAEAKAKADEEAARLKATAEAKAKADEAARLKAAAEAKAKADEAARLKAAAEAKAKADEAARLKAAAEAKAKADEAARLKAAAEAKAKADEAARLKAAAEAKAKADEAARLKAAAEAKAKADEAARLKAAAEAKAKADEAARLKAAAEAKAKADEAARLKAAAEAKAKADEAARLKAAAEAKAKADEAARLKAAAEAKAKADEEARLKAAAEAKAKADEEARLKAAAEAKAKADEAARLKAAAEAKAKADEAARLKATAEAKAKADEEARLKAAAEAKADEEARLKAAAEAKAKADEAARLKAAAEAKAKADEAARLKAAAEAKAKADEAARLKAAAEAKAKADEEARLKAAAEAKAKADEEARLKAAAEAAAKAKAEEEERAKSPVADITKSMNDLLTRLDETVAIRDQDLKDLKEENDLGEKGIFKAPRPFKSITAENAALESLKSELDGVINTRNEQIEKLEKSYKGSINPTELKMLERLKSEQIQALKSRENLMSALDKINVATEIERKRRIKRAAYDNADDRHSKDMATLNRIKQNTRVSTVPLKEEDFDFGEKQSENIQIVKDVKNTESGYYLVIAVHNDVDKRDEFVKKAVSAGQADINFFYDENTSKYFIYYEKFNSVEQATRALKTKGDKPYNGKMSMVKIEN